A region of the Elusimicrobiaceae bacterium genome:
TAGAAGTTCAGTCAAAGTAAAGGCCTTCTTTTTCTTTAACTTCATGGCAATCCTCCTAAAATAAAATTCATCTGGAATAAAAGAAAACAACAAACCACTTCCCAATAGACTATGGGAAGAGAACCCTTCTCTCATAGTATAAAAAGCCTTTTAAATAAGTCAAGGAAAAAATAGAGATGAAAACATAAAATAAAAAGAGAACTAATGTTTTAAAGCTAGGAATGCAATTTATCAATTAGTTTTGCGTAAAAATCCTTCTAATCCAAAATCTGATATTCACAAAAGGCTTTTATTTCTTCATACTAAAACAGGGGGGAGAGCGGCAACACTATATTTACCCGCTCTTAGAAAGAAGTATGAAAAAACTAACTGCCTTATTGGCCGCGGCAACGTTTACTGCTGCGGCAGTTTCTCCGGCTTCGGCCTGTACGGGAATTTCTTTGACCGCCAAAGACGGCACACGTATCCAAGCACGCACAATTGAGTGGAGCGGATATGATTTAAACGCGAAATTGGCCGTTTGGCCGCGCGGGGTGAAAAAAACGTCCTATACGCCTGAGGGAAAAAATGGCCTGAGTTGGATCACCCGCTACGGAGTGGTGGGGGCTACTACTGTAATGGACGAATTTATCACAGAAGGGATTAATGAAAAAGGTCTTTCGGCGGGTATTTTCTTCTTTTCGCACTATGGAAGTTTGGCTCCGTATAATCCTAAAAAAGCCAAAAAATCAGTGAGTGATGCAGAGCTTGTCCCATGGATACTTACTAATTTTGCCACAGTAGAGGAAGTGTTAAAAAATCTTAAGAAGATAGATATTATTCCTATCGCAAAACCGGACGAAAACGGCAATTACAACACCGGCCATTGGCGCATTGCAGATGCCAGCGGGCGAAGTGTAGTGTTGGAAATTACCCATAAAGGGGAACGTAAAATCTATGAAAACAAAGTGGGCGTGCTGACTAATTCTCCGGATTTTGCTTGGCATTTGGGCAATTTAAACAATTACATCAATCTTATGCCGGGCACTGTGGCGGAAAAAACATTCGGTGGGGCTGATTTATTTTCGTTGGGTTCCGGTTCGGCTCTCTTAGGTATACCGGGGGATTTTACACCTCCGTCTCGTTTTGTAAGGGCATTTTTTTGGTTGCATGGCTCTCGCACACCTATAGATAAATACGGGGCTATTACACAGGCTTTTCATATCTTAAATGCGTTTGATATCCCTATAGGGGCAGAGTTTGCTCCGGATCAACAAATTCCGGCTATACCCAGTGCAACACAGGTGACGTGTGTCAGCGATACCAGCGATCCTGCTTTTTATTATCGCACCATGTACAACTCTCAAATTCGCAAAGTAGATTTAACCAAAATCGACTTTACGAAAGTTCCTTATACGGTGACGTCGTTGGACGAAGAAGCAAAAGAACAAATAAAAGAGCGTAGTTTTTAGAAATAACGATGAAAAAGGCCCTTTCTTCGGAGAGGGCCTTTATATTTACTTCATTTTTAAGATTAAAATGGTTTTTATATAATCTAATTAGAATCATTGAATCTGGAGAAAAAGATGAAAAAGTTATTTGTATTGCTCTTGGGGGTAAATTTTTTATTTGGTTGTTCTCACTTTTATTTAAACGAGGCAATGACAGCGCAAAACAAAGGGTTTGAAGACAGATTGCCTAATTTAGAAGTAGTTTTTTTAAATGAAGAATCTTTAGAAAATTTCACGCTCGATACCGTTTTTATCCCGCAAGATGAGCCTATGGCCAAAAAATTTTACCATGAAGTAAAAACAAACTTAATTAGTGAAGGAGAGAAAAAGGGATATCTGGTATTGCTCCCCTTGATGAATATCTCACGTAATGGAGCCTCTTTATACACACTTTTGTCAGTGGTGACATTGGGTATTTCAGCGGCTTTAGGCTTGCCGCTTACTACGTATGGAAGTTTTACCGATTTAGAATTAAATGTACTTAATCTCAAAGGCGAATTAATAAAAAAATATACTTCGCAATCTTTTGTTCAAAACAAAGTAGGTTTTTACTATGGAGGGTGCAATAGCGCTAGCAATTGTTATACTAAATCTTCTTGGGATTGCTATGAAATAGCCTTAGATAACATTATTAGAAAAGTTTACAGAGATAGAGAATATTTAAGAAAAAAATTAAATTAAAAACTTTATATAACCCCCCAGCCAGGCTGAGGGGGTTTGTAAATTTGTCAATATAATTTTATAATTTAAAACCTATCTTTATTAAAGCGGAAATGCTTGTGACATAATCTCCGCTACATTTAAAAACGCCGTATCTGGCCTCAATACCGGTTAAGAAACCGGATCCTAAATCATATTCCAACCCTAGACCGCTGTAAGCGTAAACGCCTCGTCCTAGTGTTTTATCTTCTTTAAACTCATGCTCATAACCGGGGATAATAAGAGAATGTGCCGTGTACTCTGTAGATTGGTTTTTTTGCATATAACCAAAACCGAAGGGAAGATAAACTCTGGCTCTATCGTTAGGATTTAAGTTTGCACGCAAGGCAAGAAGAATTGCAAAAGTATCATGGTAGTTGTCGTCTTTTTCAACATAAAAATTAGGGCTATCATACTCCCTTCCGTAGGGTAAAGGATCACCTTTAATGCCTCCGCTGCCAAAGATACCTTCCAATCCTACGTGAAAATTTTCGTCTACTGCATAAAGACCACGTATGTTCATCACAAAAGCACTTTTTTTCAAATTAGTCTCTGAAGCACCGGTAGCAAAAAAGGTCCCCCCTAAACCAATATCAAACATTAAGTTGCCGGAGTTTATTCCGAAAGAATGGGTATTTTTCTCAAAAGAACGGTTTGCCGTATAAGAAAAAGCTGAAGAAATACAAAAAAGCACAAAGAAGAAAAGCAGGAGTAATTTTTTCATAAATATCCCTCGAAAATTGGAAGATTGTTATCACATAGTATAGTAAATTAGCCAAGTATTTGTATGCAAAACAGTATCTGTCTTTTGAGAATAAAATCAGATTATATATATATTGCAGTTTTTTGAAACTCTTTATAAATTTTTATCTGAGGAAGAGTGTTTTTTCTTCTAAAGTTTTGTTATATAGCGAAAGAGAAATAATGGCATAATAAGGATGTGCCTCTGAATTTTTCACCTCCAAAAAACCTATACGAGGCCACTTTTCTGTTATTTTTGCTAAATCTGCTGGGTAATATGTAAACGAAATAATTATTCTCTCCGTCAATATACTGTCGTAAGAGCAGGTTAGAATAGGGTTATGACAACACTCTTTTTTCTACTTCCTTAATGCTTATTCTGACATCCTTTATTCAACATAATTATTCCTCTTAAGCAGATGTAATATACCGAGCAAAAACATCCCTTTTTATTTATCTGTTTTGCAAAGCAGATTTAACAAAATCTTCCGGTAAATCGTTGTCTATTCTATCCATTTGACTTAAAAGAAGCACGGGAACATCAAGAGTTTTCGCCATTTGCTTCAACAAAGATACAATTTTAGCCAATTCCTCCTTTCGTAGGAGTTTGGTGGGCCCTTGCCCTTGCCTAATAAGTTGCAAGTAATCAATGATAATCAATTTCAGTTCTTTGCCCTGCTTTTGTAAGTTTTCAGCTAGTTCTTTGGAACGGGAAAATATCTCTCCCGCAAGAATACCAACCGAGTCATCAATAAAAAAGGGACTTTTCGTCAATTTTTGCATCTCACGCATGACCTTTTTATACTCTTGAGGATTTAAAGAGCCGTTTATCAATTTATTAATCTCCACTCGTGAAGATATAGCAAGTAATTTATTAAAAATAGCCTCTCTTGGTAATTCTAGCGAGAATAATGCTGTTGCCAACCCACCTTGGACGCATACATGGTGTAGTATATTAAGAGCGAAAGAAGTTTTTCCCTTAAAGGGACGACTGGCCAAAAGGGTGACTTCTCCTTTCTTTAAACCACCTGTTATCTTATCTATTTGCTCAAAACCGCTGGAAATGGGATCCGTTTTCCTCTTAGTATTTGCAAAGGATTTTTCTTCTTTATCTTCCGATACAGACTTTTCAACATCTTCTTTTATTTTGATATATTGGCATAAATTAAACATCCACCAACCATTTTTCCTTTTGATGGTCTGAAGTACGGTAGAGGAATCCGCCATCATTTCGCTAATCTTTCCGAGAAAAAGCAAAATTTCCATTTGGCTTGGACAATGCGTAAAATGCGTACTGTATTTTCCGGAAAGCAGATTGCAATACTTTCTTTCGCTTTTTCCCAAAACTTCGCCGGAGAACAACCATAAATCTACCGATTTATCTTCCAAACAAAATTGATGTATT
Encoded here:
- a CDS encoding choloylglycine hydrolase family protein, whose protein sequence is MKKLTALLAAATFTAAAVSPASACTGISLTAKDGTRIQARTIEWSGYDLNAKLAVWPRGVKKTSYTPEGKNGLSWITRYGVVGATTVMDEFITEGINEKGLSAGIFFFSHYGSLAPYNPKKAKKSVSDAELVPWILTNFATVEEVLKNLKKIDIIPIAKPDENGNYNTGHWRIADASGRSVVLEITHKGERKIYENKVGVLTNSPDFAWHLGNLNNYINLMPGTVAEKTFGGADLFSLGSGSALLGIPGDFTPPSRFVRAFFWLHGSRTPIDKYGAITQAFHILNAFDIPIGAEFAPDQQIPAIPSATQVTCVSDTSDPAFYYRTMYNSQIRKVDLTKIDFTKVPYTVTSLDEEAKEQIKERSF
- a CDS encoding outer membrane beta-barrel protein produces the protein MKKLLLLFFFVLFCISSAFSYTANRSFEKNTHSFGINSGNLMFDIGLGGTFFATGASETNLKKSAFVMNIRGLYAVDENFHVGLEGIFGSGGIKGDPLPYGREYDSPNFYVEKDDNYHDTFAILLALRANLNPNDRARVYLPFGFGYMQKNQSTEYTAHSLIIPGYEHEFKEDKTLGRGVYAYSGLGLEYDLGSGFLTGIEARYGVFKCSGDYVTSISALIKIGFKL
- a CDS encoding DnaB-like helicase C-terminal domain-containing protein, with translation MEYNTTAAFHTRKNNYNSSPIDLATKIHQFCLEDKSVDLWLFSGEVLGKSERKYCNLLSGKYSTHFTHCPSQMEILLFLGKISEMMADSSTVLQTIKRKNGWWMFNLCQYIKIKEDVEKSVSEDKEEKSFANTKRKTDPISSGFEQIDKITGGLKKGEVTLLASRPFKGKTSFALNILHHVCVQGGLATALFSLELPREAIFNKLLAISSRVEINKLINGSLNPQEYKKVMREMQKLTKSPFFIDDSVGILAGEIFSRSKELAENLQKQGKELKLIIIDYLQLIRQGQGPTKLLRKEELAKIVSLLKQMAKTLDVPVLLLSQMDRIDNDLPEDFVKSALQNR